From the Halobellus litoreus genome, the window CGCGCGGGTCCACTACCGCGGCGCGGGCGACCGCTACAGCGTCGAGTTCTACGGCCCCTCCGAGTGCGTCCTCTACTGGAAGGTCAAGGGCGACGGCGAGACGGCCGTTCCCGTCGGCCGCGACACCGTCCCCGACCCGCTCAGGACGCGCATCCGGGAGGACCTCGATGCCGCCGGGATCGACCCCGCGATAGAGGAGCGGTCGCTGTAGTCGCGGTCGAGGGATCGGGCCGCATCGATCGGCGCCAGTCGGACGGCTTGCCCCGGTGGAACCCTTTAGTAGCGCCGAGGCCTGAGAGGCGGTGATGGCCAGTCCCCTCAAGGAGGACGACCCCTTCGAGCGACAGCGCGAACGCGCGGAGAATCCGATGCGCCGGCTCTTCGACGAGTACGGTCGCGAGAACGCGTTCGCCTTCGTCGTCGGGCTGACGTCCAGCGTCGTCGCGCGCCTCCTCGACCTCCTGCCGCCGGTCCTCCTGACGGTCGCCGTCGACTCGATCTTCTTCGACGAGCGGCCCTTCTCGCTGTGGCTCGTTCCCGACGCGTGGCTCCCGGCGACGCGGACCGAACAGCTCTACCTCTCGGTGGGGGTGATCGTGATCGCCTTCTTCGGCGGCGCGGCGTTCCACTGGACCCGAAACTGGGGGTGGAACTCCTTCGCCCAGCACATTCAGCACGCGGTCCGGACGGACACCTACGACAAGATGCAGCGGCTGAATATGGACTTCTTCGCCGACAAGCAGACCGGCGAGATGATGTCGATCCTCTCGAACGACGTGAACAGGCTGGAGCGCTTCCTCAACGACGGAATGAACTCGGCGTTCCGACTGGGCGTGATGGTGCTCGGCATCGCGGCGATCCTCCTCTTCTGGAACTGGCAACTCGCAGTCGTCACGCTCACGGTCGTGCCGCTGATCGGGTACTTCACGTACCGCTTCGTG encodes:
- a CDS encoding DUF7538 family protein → MSDQTDAVDALHALDGWHAEGYAARVHYRGAGDRYSVEFYGPSECVLYWKVKGDGETAVPVGRDTVPDPLRTRIREDLDAAGIDPAIEERSL